In Marisediminicola antarctica, one DNA window encodes the following:
- a CDS encoding DUF6994 family protein, with translation MNALSEIDVDYFVFDDTPEGKDPDSHSPRLRRYHQLLWSKPLPDGRPFELLAGRARSPYLVYETDGTRIVLGSDTIATRHRRRLSSLYAQLPDDVNEAFLRRAYTICGFMVFPVSRGSLGQRRGLHPRIQDRWDLTLEVIRRFYEGGTSPLATTMDRYAGFFELFGTFEGYVRHFHLEDFVHATGAVRFVLPFNDFQSPPLPDDLPTYAQYRLDSLELFQARRLRILNAID, from the coding sequence ATGAATGCGCTGAGTGAGATCGACGTCGACTACTTCGTCTTCGACGACACTCCGGAGGGCAAGGACCCCGACAGTCACAGTCCACGGCTGCGGCGGTACCACCAGCTCCTGTGGAGTAAGCCACTTCCGGACGGGCGACCGTTTGAGCTTCTCGCGGGCCGCGCCCGCTCGCCGTACCTCGTCTACGAGACGGACGGCACCCGGATAGTCCTCGGGAGCGACACCATCGCGACGCGGCATCGACGGAGACTAAGCAGTCTCTATGCGCAACTTCCGGATGATGTCAATGAGGCGTTCCTTCGACGTGCCTATACGATCTGCGGGTTCATGGTCTTCCCTGTCTCGCGAGGCAGTCTCGGCCAACGTCGAGGCCTTCATCCGCGAATCCAAGACCGATGGGATCTCACGCTCGAAGTGATCCGCCGCTTCTACGAGGGTGGCACCAGTCCATTAGCCACAACGATGGACCGCTATGCCGGCTTCTTCGAGCTATTCGGCACCTTCGAGGGATACGTGCGCCACTTTCACCTCGAGGATTTTGTACACGCGACCGGTGCGGTCCGGTTCGTGCTGCCGTTCAACGACTTTCAGTCGCCGCCGCTTCCCGACGACCTACCGACATACGCGCAATACCGCTTGGACAGCCTGGAACTTTTCCAGGCGCGCCGCCTGCGCATCCTGAATGCGATCGATTGA
- the pglZ gene encoding BREX-2 system phosphatase PglZ — translation MTAARYAPVLTEAIIRERAAVLVKKPDTRIMLLRAQPRWLGPPELRIGDHTVKVAAGISQLAVLDAYSSLGEDEYLIVLTDRLDHELGSAVRIPADRQTVQTVDESSLVPALFGATEADPRLRAVGPWLPAALLEHRPPQGWPTVPAGALTAEFAVRALLEQVLGLPVTGTIDALLLLEQLDGRAARRRWITLDEAVRAGLTAAAGSYLGDVASLALTAISAGTGVSVISIGLATDVLWPSVSDAAGSVDQIAARTRLERIVGAGITPTSARSYADAAVAILLRRDAADDPITTPIIAQAEALLTDQGWAAGAAESLVLTAGLRQRLRTVARQISNYLQDGTATSAAAVEQALTSVSSHLLAHRAPDEAFAAHMAVRLIRWLAVGDTGADAGTLSGLLERYAADGGWVDRALASVWNGSSDPEVAAAYGSLVTRVRALRNAQDIRAASMLTGDAPAGAAAIPVEAMLQHTIYPLAQASPVLLIVLDGMSVAVATELAQDIAPTGWVELVPEESGRRAVALAALPTVTTYSRTSLLAGRLLAGQQDTEKKQFAAAIEGVLFHKNDLRADGGVLLPDPVTTAIADRKQRVIGVVLNTIDDALAKHDPGGTRWTLPQIQHLRALLNEAALAGRVVVLTSDHGHVIERGGEHRPVAGAGGRWRSVEGGPTASDEVMVTGSRVLAPGGSAILARAEGLRYTAKAAGYHGGASLAELTIPVLVFRRQEQPSVTGWVDAVPQSPAWWNEASRSLKVPPVSAGSLKPSKRAPVAASQIAFDIGAPSDETPVGVSVGRRVIASEIFATQQARAGRHPLNPIVVETVLDLLLSHDGRVHKDTLAAAAGIAANAVEPTLAALRRLLNVEGYEVVATDTDGQTVLLDVPLLREQFGLGTSA, via the coding sequence ATGACCGCGGCGCGGTACGCCCCTGTGTTGACGGAGGCGATTATCCGTGAGCGTGCGGCAGTGCTGGTGAAGAAGCCGGACACGAGGATTATGCTGCTTCGGGCGCAGCCGCGCTGGTTGGGGCCGCCGGAGCTGAGGATTGGCGATCACACGGTCAAGGTCGCGGCCGGGATCTCGCAGCTGGCCGTACTCGACGCGTACAGCAGTCTCGGGGAGGACGAGTACCTCATCGTTCTCACGGACCGACTCGACCATGAACTCGGGAGTGCCGTTCGAATCCCCGCCGACCGGCAGACAGTGCAAACGGTCGACGAGTCCAGCCTGGTGCCGGCGTTATTCGGTGCGACCGAGGCGGATCCGAGACTGCGTGCGGTGGGCCCGTGGTTGCCCGCTGCCTTGCTGGAACACCGGCCACCCCAGGGATGGCCAACTGTCCCGGCGGGCGCGCTCACTGCCGAGTTCGCGGTACGCGCCCTGCTCGAGCAGGTACTCGGGCTGCCCGTCACGGGCACGATCGATGCCCTGCTGCTGCTGGAGCAGCTTGACGGGCGGGCCGCTCGCCGACGCTGGATCACGCTCGACGAGGCTGTCCGTGCGGGGCTCACCGCGGCCGCCGGCAGCTACCTTGGCGACGTTGCGTCCCTCGCACTGACAGCGATCTCGGCTGGCACGGGCGTATCGGTGATCTCCATCGGGCTGGCAACGGACGTGCTGTGGCCGAGCGTCAGCGACGCCGCAGGATCGGTCGACCAGATTGCGGCCCGAACCAGGCTGGAACGCATTGTCGGCGCGGGTATCACACCGACCAGTGCTCGGAGCTACGCGGACGCCGCCGTCGCCATCCTGTTGCGACGAGATGCCGCCGACGATCCGATCACCACACCGATCATCGCTCAAGCCGAGGCGCTGCTGACCGACCAGGGCTGGGCCGCTGGGGCCGCCGAATCATTGGTGCTGACGGCCGGGCTCCGGCAGCGCCTTCGCACTGTCGCCCGCCAGATCAGCAATTATCTCCAAGACGGCACGGCCACCTCCGCGGCCGCAGTCGAACAGGCGCTGACCTCCGTGAGCAGCCATCTGCTGGCCCATCGTGCCCCCGATGAGGCCTTCGCGGCGCACATGGCGGTCCGCCTCATTCGGTGGCTGGCCGTGGGCGACACCGGTGCGGATGCCGGAACCCTCTCCGGTTTGCTCGAACGGTATGCCGCTGACGGAGGCTGGGTCGACCGTGCCCTTGCCTCGGTGTGGAACGGGTCGTCCGATCCGGAGGTAGCGGCCGCATACGGTTCCCTCGTCACGCGGGTGCGCGCGCTTCGGAACGCCCAAGACATTCGGGCGGCCAGCATGCTGACCGGCGATGCTCCGGCAGGTGCGGCTGCGATTCCGGTGGAGGCGATGCTGCAGCACACCATCTATCCGCTCGCGCAGGCGTCACCGGTGCTGTTGATCGTGCTCGACGGCATGAGCGTGGCGGTTGCGACCGAACTTGCCCAAGACATTGCCCCCACGGGATGGGTCGAACTCGTCCCCGAGGAAAGCGGACGCCGCGCGGTGGCCCTGGCCGCTCTCCCGACGGTGACGACCTACTCTCGGACGTCATTACTCGCCGGGCGGTTGCTGGCGGGACAGCAGGACACTGAGAAGAAACAGTTCGCTGCCGCCATCGAGGGCGTGCTGTTTCACAAGAACGACCTTCGTGCCGACGGCGGCGTACTCCTGCCGGATCCGGTGACAACCGCCATCGCCGATCGCAAGCAGCGTGTCATCGGCGTGGTGCTGAACACCATCGACGATGCCCTCGCCAAGCACGACCCGGGCGGAACACGCTGGACACTGCCCCAGATTCAGCACCTACGGGCACTTCTCAACGAGGCGGCCCTGGCGGGCCGGGTCGTGGTCCTCACCTCGGACCATGGTCACGTCATCGAACGCGGTGGGGAGCACCGCCCGGTGGCGGGCGCTGGCGGACGTTGGCGCAGCGTGGAGGGTGGTCCCACGGCGAGTGATGAAGTCATGGTTACCGGTTCGCGGGTGCTGGCCCCGGGCGGCAGCGCCATCCTCGCCCGCGCGGAAGGGCTGCGGTACACCGCGAAGGCCGCCGGGTACCACGGCGGGGCGAGCCTGGCCGAGCTCACCATTCCCGTGCTCGTCTTCCGGCGGCAGGAACAACCGAGTGTCACCGGCTGGGTCGATGCCGTGCCGCAGAGCCCCGCATGGTGGAACGAGGCGAGCCGATCGCTTAAGGTGCCGCCGGTCTCCGCTGGTTCACTGAAGCCGTCGAAGAGAGCCCCAGTCGCTGCGTCTCAGATCGCTTTCGATATTGGGGCGCCCTCGGACGAAACCCCGGTCGGCGTATCGGTGGGCCGCCGCGTCATCGCGAGTGAGATTTTCGCCACACAGCAGGCTCGGGCGGGGCGTCATCCACTCAACCCGATCGTTGTCGAGACCGTTCTAGACCTGCTTCTCAGCCACGACGGTCGGGTTCACAAGGACACGCTCGCGGCCGCGGCCGGCATCGCGGCGAACGCTGTCGAGCCAACGCTGGCCGCCTTGCGACGCCTGCTGAACGTCGAGGGCTATGAAGTGGTCGCCACCGACACCGACGGGCAGACCGTCCTGCTCGACGTGCCGCTGCTGCGCGAACAGTTCGGACTCGGCACTAGCGCATGA
- a CDS encoding metallophosphoesterase family protein — translation MTVAEPPRDLPTREDPVETLATATRIGFLGDTHGDLEHVLRVSRTMAARGIDTLVVLGDFGFIWPRENTGNILNKLSKRLADRGQSLFFVDGNHEDFGRLLRFPIGADGLRWIRPNLAHIPRGYRTRLVSGRTLAAMGGANSVDVALRQEGYSWWAEEAIMDADLVALGDDPADILIGHDAPMNLPTLDRRLAETDELWPEAGREYAAAGRAIFHRGFIQVQPKLYLGGHYHLFIDDTVAYGTGETRFVARVVILDKNGSKDTISQAILDVGTLELTFFGRDASAPAAPPTPDTSLNNAG, via the coding sequence ATGACCGTCGCTGAGCCCCCGCGTGACCTGCCAACGAGGGAAGACCCTGTCGAAACACTGGCGACGGCGACCCGAATCGGGTTCCTCGGTGACACTCACGGCGACCTCGAACACGTGTTGAGGGTCTCGCGCACCATGGCGGCCCGCGGAATCGACACCCTCGTGGTCCTCGGCGATTTCGGCTTCATTTGGCCACGCGAGAACACGGGCAACATCCTGAACAAACTCAGCAAACGACTGGCCGACCGTGGGCAGAGCTTGTTTTTCGTCGACGGCAATCACGAGGACTTCGGGCGCTTGCTGAGATTTCCGATCGGTGCGGATGGGCTGCGCTGGATCCGCCCGAATCTGGCCCACATCCCGCGTGGATATCGAACCCGCCTGGTCTCGGGTCGGACCCTGGCAGCGATGGGCGGGGCGAATTCGGTGGATGTTGCCCTCCGGCAGGAAGGTTATTCATGGTGGGCAGAGGAGGCGATCATGGACGCCGACCTGGTAGCGCTCGGCGATGATCCAGCCGACATCCTCATCGGACACGACGCTCCCATGAACCTGCCGACCCTCGACCGACGGCTCGCTGAGACCGACGAGTTGTGGCCGGAAGCCGGCCGTGAATACGCCGCCGCCGGCCGCGCGATCTTCCACCGCGGCTTCATCCAAGTACAGCCCAAGCTCTACCTCGGCGGGCACTACCACCTGTTCATCGACGACACGGTCGCCTACGGTACCGGCGAGACCCGATTCGTCGCCCGTGTCGTGATCCTCGACAAGAACGGCAGCAAGGATACGATCAGCCAGGCAATCCTCGACGTGGGGACACTCGAGCTCACATTCTTTGGCCGTGACGCCTCCGCACCGGCGGCACCGCCCACGCCCGACACCAGCCTCAACAACGCGGGCTGA
- a CDS encoding DUF1643 domain-containing protein, producing MTQDQWIYERAADGSARFVLGTVGLNPLVCFGINPSTAVPNAPDRTVARVRRFAADNRYDSWTMLNVCPQIATDPQNLDRAYRQDLKAENERQIAGMIAGRPLTLLAAWGGLIASRPYLPSLLRDILRLTSAAGCDWVSLGDSTKDGHPRHPLYVRADTPLQPFSVERYLRGDTHRD from the coding sequence GTGACCCAAGACCAGTGGATCTACGAGCGGGCCGCTGATGGCTCCGCACGATTCGTGTTGGGAACGGTCGGGCTGAATCCCCTGGTGTGCTTCGGGATCAATCCGAGCACCGCTGTACCGAACGCCCCGGATCGTACTGTCGCGCGCGTGCGCAGATTCGCCGCCGACAACCGGTACGACAGCTGGACGATGCTGAACGTATGTCCCCAGATCGCCACAGACCCTCAAAATCTCGACCGCGCGTATCGCCAGGATCTAAAGGCTGAAAATGAGCGTCAGATAGCCGGAATGATCGCTGGACGTCCGCTGACCCTCTTGGCTGCTTGGGGCGGGCTCATCGCATCGAGGCCTTACCTGCCGTCTCTGCTGAGAGACATCCTGCGGCTGACCTCGGCCGCGGGTTGCGACTGGGTATCACTTGGCGATTCGACCAAAGACGGCCACCCTCGCCACCCCTTGTACGTGCGGGCAGATACCCCGCTTCAACCCTTCAGCGTGGAACGCTACCTACGAGGTGACACGCACCGGGATTGA
- a CDS encoding PD-(D/E)XK nuclease family protein, translating into MNKSNSWNSERPIRSIDAPTIMVVINRAWHEGDDDAAVFEATRGNWRIGQVSRARAKYVLGIAGGIVRGAYRVDSWHPSTLPDEEKRWGFDGVPAVELGVVGTSVKRLAPPRGASNPVRLFLDGVPEAASVDVSELAAQLNAEPLARIMFGQRELFHSNLLAWFFDALPDIADRVFQPLAVPGDAEGRSVDRERQNIDLVFCWPGYASLVIENKVFSLPDLGQLDRYMEKVAQWKGAAPELCVLSMIAPEVEFRDVMGERVPFTRNGWRHLSYDGLADRLDEALEGAGDAYEVETMRRYSRVVRLVSALIDSTVVQGPESDEPAWLGHNELAPIASSQTRSALHKMRAFRLAALLNESLPTGADASDAGVSHGKPLVTWNAWIDREGHRICAGWQLQDGQFRRFLITPHILGTSVEKKAERIAFARRHPELFSFETLDVVLGKPGAQVGPARTDSGFGSFGSDFIYKYVKADTLTVSQLIRASAFVVQDILGQTDHESPRS; encoded by the coding sequence ATGAACAAATCCAACTCGTGGAACAGCGAGAGACCCATTCGTTCGATCGATGCACCCACCATCATGGTCGTCATCAACAGAGCGTGGCACGAGGGCGACGATGACGCGGCTGTGTTCGAGGCGACACGAGGAAACTGGCGCATTGGCCAAGTCTCCCGGGCGCGAGCGAAATATGTCCTCGGCATAGCCGGCGGGATTGTGCGCGGCGCCTATCGCGTCGATTCTTGGCATCCGTCAACGCTGCCTGACGAAGAAAAGCGCTGGGGGTTCGATGGTGTCCCCGCGGTTGAACTCGGGGTCGTGGGCACAAGCGTGAAGCGGCTCGCTCCACCGCGTGGTGCATCCAACCCAGTCCGCCTCTTCCTCGATGGCGTGCCCGAGGCAGCGTCGGTCGATGTTTCCGAGCTTGCGGCCCAGCTCAATGCCGAGCCGCTCGCTCGGATCATGTTCGGGCAGCGGGAACTTTTTCATAGCAACCTACTCGCGTGGTTCTTCGATGCGTTGCCAGATATCGCCGATCGGGTATTCCAGCCTCTCGCCGTTCCGGGCGATGCTGAGGGACGTTCGGTTGACCGCGAGCGTCAAAATATTGACCTCGTATTCTGCTGGCCTGGGTACGCGTCATTGGTGATTGAGAACAAAGTGTTTTCCCTCCCTGATCTCGGGCAGCTCGACCGATATATGGAAAAGGTCGCGCAGTGGAAGGGCGCCGCTCCCGAGCTTTGCGTTCTCAGCATGATTGCTCCGGAAGTCGAGTTCCGTGACGTTATGGGGGAGCGAGTGCCGTTCACACGGAACGGATGGCGACACCTCAGCTATGACGGACTCGCTGATCGCCTGGACGAAGCTCTCGAGGGTGCGGGCGACGCGTACGAGGTTGAGACGATGCGCCGATACTCCCGCGTGGTGCGCCTTGTTAGCGCACTCATTGACTCGACTGTCGTCCAAGGGCCCGAGTCTGATGAACCGGCCTGGCTCGGTCACAACGAATTGGCGCCCATCGCGTCATCGCAAACGCGGAGTGCTCTGCACAAGATGCGCGCTTTTCGGTTAGCTGCCCTCTTGAACGAGAGTCTCCCCACTGGTGCGGATGCCTCGGACGCTGGAGTTTCACATGGCAAGCCGCTTGTCACGTGGAATGCATGGATTGATCGAGAGGGTCACCGGATTTGTGCCGGGTGGCAGCTCCAGGATGGACAATTCCGTCGCTTCCTGATTACACCGCACATTCTTGGAACATCCGTCGAGAAAAAAGCCGAGCGCATCGCGTTTGCGCGGCGACACCCAGAGTTGTTTTCATTTGAGACGCTGGACGTGGTTCTCGGGAAGCCCGGGGCGCAAGTTGGCCCTGCTAGGACTGATAGCGGATTCGGCTCGTTCGGTTCAGACTTCATCTACAAGTACGTCAAAGCGGACACTCTGACCGTTTCGCAGTTGATTCGCGCTAGCGCGTTCGTGGTTCAGGACATCCTGGGTCAAACCGACCATGAGTCACCACGCTCCTAG
- the brxD gene encoding BREX system ATP-binding protein BrxD produces MTAELSARRRRDIIDALRRGTVPQRGLDVMAVGLNRFEATIASELDSAAGGGAQFKAIRGEYGSGKTFFARWLSENAKRKGFATAEVQISETETPLHRLETIYRRIIENLATSEAQPSAFREVVDGWLHVLEADVIEAGTSAADPVAVAAATDALLERRLVAVSKAAPAFAAALRGYREATLNGDIAQADGLLSWLGGQPHVAASVRRLAGVRGELDHFGALGFLQGLLTVLRDSDYGGLIVILDEVETLQRVRSDVREKSLNALRQLVDEIDSGRFPGLYLVITGTPAFFDGQQGLQRLPPLAQRISADFSGDPRFDNPRAPQLRLTGFTQDSLCELGIRVRNIYAAGADATDRVRTLVDDDYVAELANAVAGQLGGRAGVAPRLYLRKLIDVMDRVDQFNDYRPRRDYLLTVSASELNDVEREAAHLGDLRAASSVDDVDLGL; encoded by the coding sequence ATGACTGCGGAGCTAAGCGCGCGGAGACGCCGGGACATCATCGATGCCTTGCGGCGCGGAACGGTGCCGCAGCGGGGCCTCGACGTGATGGCAGTCGGCCTGAACCGCTTCGAGGCCACGATCGCCTCCGAGCTGGATTCCGCGGCCGGCGGCGGGGCTCAGTTCAAAGCGATTCGCGGAGAGTACGGCTCAGGGAAGACCTTCTTCGCCCGGTGGCTGAGCGAAAACGCCAAACGCAAAGGCTTCGCCACCGCCGAAGTGCAGATCTCGGAGACAGAGACGCCGCTGCACCGGCTGGAGACGATCTACCGGCGCATCATCGAAAATCTTGCAACGTCAGAGGCGCAGCCCAGCGCGTTCCGGGAAGTCGTCGACGGTTGGCTGCACGTCCTCGAAGCCGACGTGATCGAAGCCGGAACGAGCGCCGCAGATCCGGTCGCGGTCGCCGCCGCCACCGATGCGCTCCTCGAACGCAGACTTGTCGCGGTGAGCAAGGCCGCCCCGGCCTTTGCCGCCGCACTCCGCGGCTACCGAGAAGCAACGCTGAACGGCGACATCGCTCAGGCCGACGGTCTGCTGTCCTGGCTGGGCGGCCAACCGCACGTCGCTGCGTCCGTTCGGCGGCTCGCCGGTGTAAGAGGGGAGCTGGACCATTTCGGCGCCCTCGGATTTCTCCAGGGACTGCTCACGGTGCTGCGGGACTCTGATTATGGCGGCCTGATCGTGATTCTCGATGAGGTCGAGACTCTTCAACGTGTCCGATCCGACGTTCGCGAGAAATCGCTGAACGCCTTGCGACAGTTGGTCGACGAGATTGACTCGGGCAGGTTCCCGGGGCTGTATCTCGTGATCACCGGGACGCCGGCCTTCTTCGATGGCCAGCAAGGGTTGCAGAGACTCCCGCCCTTAGCGCAGCGGATATCCGCAGATTTCTCGGGTGACCCTCGGTTCGACAATCCGCGCGCTCCCCAACTCAGGCTGACGGGCTTCACCCAAGACTCGCTGTGCGAACTGGGTATCCGCGTGCGCAACATCTATGCGGCCGGCGCCGATGCGACCGATCGGGTGCGCACGCTCGTGGACGATGACTACGTTGCTGAGCTGGCCAATGCTGTGGCCGGGCAGCTCGGCGGCCGCGCGGGAGTGGCGCCGCGCCTGTATCTTCGCAAGCTGATCGACGTGATGGATCGCGTCGACCAGTTCAACGACTACCGGCCGCGGCGGGACTACCTGCTGACCGTGTCGGCCAGCGAATTGAATGACGTGGAGCGCGAGGCAGCGCACTTGGGAGACCTTCGGGCTGCCTCTTCGGTCGACGACGTCGACCTGGGGCTCTGA
- a CDS encoding HNH endonuclease has protein sequence MPDSPPAATNWIVASNLNTFDSDAAFAVHPEIDWSETASAHIHVGDTVYLYGTAPVSALTHECRVVETGIPFDRVIDDREFWRKEGALLSRNTRSWMRLRLVHTFSPDERGLLSLARLRDNGLRSAPQGRVRVPGGTVNLIAAALRSSYLSDDLMAESADVDGAEVDKFREAIEHEQYGVSDRYATSKSRGSAQRAFAEAVKRNYGYRCAITGISTRAFLVASHIVPWAEDESIRLDPSNGICLSTLVDRAFDTGFLSISGHLRVVVDRERVARDPALEAVLVPLDGKLLEAPSAAPPRPEHLARRRAGGIRFN, from the coding sequence GTGCCTGACTCGCCTCCAGCAGCAACTAATTGGATCGTCGCCTCAAACCTGAACACGTTCGATTCCGATGCCGCATTCGCCGTCCATCCCGAGATCGATTGGAGCGAAACAGCATCAGCCCACATTCACGTCGGCGACACGGTCTACCTCTATGGGACCGCGCCGGTCAGCGCGCTCACCCACGAGTGCAGGGTGGTCGAGACGGGCATCCCATTCGATCGTGTAATCGACGACCGCGAGTTCTGGCGTAAGGAGGGAGCCTTACTCAGCCGCAACACACGCAGCTGGATGCGGCTACGCCTTGTCCACACCTTCTCGCCTGACGAGCGGGGCCTGCTCTCGCTGGCGAGGCTTCGCGATAATGGCCTTCGTTCTGCTCCTCAGGGACGCGTGCGCGTTCCGGGTGGCACCGTAAACCTCATCGCTGCCGCGCTTCGAAGCTCGTACCTTTCTGATGACCTCATGGCTGAGAGCGCCGACGTCGATGGGGCCGAGGTTGACAAGTTCCGTGAGGCGATCGAACACGAGCAGTACGGCGTCTCCGATCGATATGCAACGAGTAAGTCGCGGGGAAGCGCCCAGCGGGCCTTTGCTGAGGCCGTGAAGCGGAACTACGGCTACCGCTGCGCGATTACCGGCATCAGTACTCGTGCATTCCTCGTCGCGTCGCACATCGTGCCGTGGGCGGAAGACGAGTCCATTCGTCTCGATCCCTCGAATGGCATCTGCCTTTCGACGCTGGTGGATCGGGCCTTTGACACAGGATTCCTTTCGATTAGCGGTCACCTGCGCGTCGTGGTGGATCGCGAACGAGTTGCGAGGGACCCAGCACTGGAGGCAGTGCTCGTACCTCTAGATGGCAAGCTACTCGAGGCACCAAGCGCCGCCCCGCCGCGGCCAGAGCACCTAGCGCGACGGCGTGCCGGAGGCATTCGGTTCAATTGA
- a CDS encoding DEAD/DEAH box helicase codes for MTAATGLNPALEYHIVNSLGWQNLRPLQQSAVAPIRSGADCLLVAPTAGGKTEAAVFPLLSEMVEANWSGLSVLYVTPLRALLNNLKPRLDGYGHWLGRTVGLWHGDVSDGERRRMLADPPDILLTTPESLEAMLVSRRVDHRALFRNVRSIVIDELHAFAGGDRGWHLLAVLERIQRLAKQPIQRIGLSATVGNPDEMLHWMQGAGAAAARPSQVLFDSVAANSAPPEVTLDYVGSVANAALVISRLHRGEKRLVFCEARAQAEELAFELREHGVTTFVSHSSLSADERRQSERAFAEARDCVIVATSTLELGIDIGDLDRMIQIDAPRSVASFLQRLGRTGRRPGTARNALFLATEPATFLRAAGLLVLWGRRFVEPIVPPPSPRHLAAQQLLALALQEGRFGAATWREWWSGLGVMDDAEIVLDHLRAQDFLTEDSGMLFIGPAAEREFGRRYFMDLLTSFIADLELKVISGRREIGSVSPLSLAGHRDASPKPLLLAGRAWKVESIDWGRHEVLVSEQPDKGKVRWPSAPIAEGFEMVRASREVLLGENPDVILSKRGVEMIARLRDDLADAVDHDGLVLSRGAKELTLWTWAGLRANETLLSALGYPDDAGADNLNIRLPLNFGVENIRSADVESALPVISPDAVEGLKFSAALPPGLASATLAERFVDRAGARDIVAQPLVIATVGE; via the coding sequence GTGACCGCCGCTACCGGCCTCAACCCCGCGCTCGAATACCACATTGTCAATTCGCTGGGCTGGCAGAACCTGCGCCCGCTGCAGCAATCGGCGGTAGCGCCGATTCGGTCCGGCGCCGACTGTCTGCTCGTTGCTCCGACCGCTGGAGGTAAGACCGAAGCGGCGGTATTCCCGCTCCTGTCGGAAATGGTGGAAGCGAATTGGAGCGGGCTGTCGGTGCTCTATGTGACGCCGCTGCGGGCGCTGCTGAACAATCTCAAACCTCGCCTCGATGGTTACGGTCACTGGTTGGGGCGAACGGTGGGGCTGTGGCACGGCGACGTGTCCGACGGCGAGCGGCGGCGGATGCTCGCTGATCCGCCGGACATTTTGCTTACAACCCCGGAATCGCTCGAGGCCATGCTGGTATCGCGGCGCGTTGACCACCGCGCGCTGTTTCGCAATGTGCGCTCGATCGTCATCGACGAGCTCCACGCGTTCGCCGGCGGCGACCGGGGGTGGCATCTGTTGGCGGTCCTGGAACGCATCCAGCGGCTCGCCAAGCAGCCGATTCAGCGCATCGGGCTGTCGGCTACCGTCGGGAATCCCGACGAGATGCTCCACTGGATGCAGGGTGCCGGCGCCGCCGCGGCTCGGCCGTCGCAGGTGCTGTTCGACTCCGTCGCAGCGAACAGTGCCCCGCCCGAAGTCACCCTTGATTACGTCGGGTCCGTTGCCAATGCCGCGTTGGTGATCTCCCGCCTGCACCGCGGCGAGAAGCGGCTGGTGTTCTGTGAGGCGCGAGCGCAGGCCGAGGAGCTGGCATTCGAATTGCGCGAGCACGGTGTGACCACCTTCGTGTCGCACTCGTCGTTATCGGCCGATGAGCGTCGCCAGAGCGAGCGCGCGTTCGCCGAGGCGCGAGACTGCGTCATCGTCGCCACTTCCACGCTGGAGCTTGGTATCGACATCGGCGACCTCGACCGGATGATCCAGATCGACGCCCCCCGCTCGGTCGCATCTTTCCTGCAACGACTGGGTCGCACCGGCCGGCGGCCGGGGACAGCACGCAACGCACTATTTCTGGCGACCGAGCCGGCAACGTTCTTACGGGCGGCGGGGCTCTTGGTACTTTGGGGCCGCAGGTTCGTCGAGCCAATCGTTCCGCCGCCATCTCCCCGTCACCTTGCGGCCCAGCAGCTGCTCGCCCTGGCCCTGCAAGAAGGACGCTTCGGCGCCGCCACCTGGCGCGAATGGTGGTCGGGGCTGGGCGTGATGGACGATGCCGAAATCGTGCTCGACCACCTGCGTGCTCAGGATTTCCTGACGGAGGACTCAGGGATGCTCTTCATCGGACCGGCGGCCGAACGTGAATTCGGCCGCCGCTACTTCATGGATCTGTTGACATCGTTCATCGCTGATCTGGAACTGAAGGTCATTTCCGGGCGGCGCGAGATCGGGTCGGTCTCGCCACTCTCCTTGGCCGGACACCGCGACGCTTCGCCGAAGCCGCTTCTCCTCGCGGGGCGCGCATGGAAGGTGGAATCGATCGACTGGGGGCGCCACGAGGTGCTCGTGAGTGAGCAGCCCGACAAGGGAAAGGTGCGCTGGCCGAGCGCTCCCATCGCCGAGGGATTCGAGATGGTGCGCGCCAGCCGTGAGGTGCTTCTCGGAGAGAACCCCGACGTCATCCTGTCGAAACGTGGTGTCGAGATGATCGCCCGCCTGCGCGACGATCTCGCGGACGCCGTTGACCACGACGGGCTCGTGCTCTCGCGCGGAGCAAAGGAGCTGACGTTATGGACCTGGGCGGGCCTGCGCGCGAACGAGACTCTGCTCAGCGCGCTGGGCTACCCCGATGATGCCGGGGCCGACAACTTGAACATCCGCTTGCCGCTGAATTTCGGCGTAGAAAACATTCGTTCAGCGGATGTCGAATCGGCACTTCCCGTGATCAGCCCGGACGCGGTCGAGGGGCTGAAGTTCTCGGCAGCCCTGCCGCCGGGTCTCGCCAGCGCGACCCTCGCCGAGCGGTTTGTCGACCGCGCCGGCGCGCGGGACATTGTTGCGCAGCCGCTCGTGATTGCGACGGTCGGAGAATGA